The following proteins are encoded in a genomic region of Flammeovirga pectinis:
- a CDS encoding T9SS type A sorting domain-containing protein: protein MKSHENHISLIGYVLSLTLLIIGSIILLPVTSFSKNAKTPVERRSIVGDKVQSLSFEIMPNPVISRDNSIDVSMKIEGIDQSFPVQILVYNTIGNLVYRMDLSVDAPTVQFQFKPKATITEGLYFVSILNGTNRVTRRMVVNSSE from the coding sequence ATGAAATCACATGAAAATCACATTTCACTGATTGGGTACGTACTCTCCTTAACCTTACTTATTATAGGTTCAATTATTTTATTGCCAGTTACTTCTTTTAGTAAAAATGCAAAAACACCTGTAGAAAGGCGTTCAATAGTTGGAGATAAAGTACAATCTTTGAGTTTTGAAATAATGCCGAATCCGGTTATTAGTCGTGATAATTCAATTGATGTTAGTATGAAAATTGAAGGAATCGATCAATCATTCCCTGTTCAAATTTTAGTATATAACACAATTGGAAATTTGGTTTATAGAATGGATTTATCGGTGGATGCTCCAACGGTACAATTTCAGTTTAAACCAAAAGCTACAATTACTGAAGGGCTTTATTTTGTATCCATTCTAAATGGTACAAATAGGGTAACAAGAAGAATGGTTGTTA